A window of Benincasa hispida cultivar B227 chromosome 9, ASM972705v1, whole genome shotgun sequence genomic DNA:
AATGAAAACATATTCCTCTCTTCTCCCTTTCTCATAACCAAACTcacactctttcttttttcctcaaaatcactcttttttctctcttggtTTTCACTCACCTTTTGCCCCtcacttttcttccttttttcgcTCTTCTCCTTTAACTTACTTTCTTCTCTCCGCTTTGGATcctcaaattcttttcttttcttttctaatttcacTTGATCGCATTGTACTTCATATGGAGATAATGGAAGCAAAGTAAACTTTTTCTCATTCAAAGTAAATGTGTACTTGTTCAACAAACCATCATATGTGACTTCTCTATCATATTTCCAAGGTTGACCCAATAACATATCACCCACATGCATAGGTAGTACATCGCAAAGAACCTTCTCCTTATATCTTCCCaaagtaaaagaaataagaacttGGGAGTTTACCTTCAATTCTCCTTTGTTTGTTAACCATTGAAGTTTATATGGTTTTGGATGTGGACGAGTAGTGAGCTGGAGTCTTTTTACAAGAAAACTACTTACTGCATTTGTGCAACTTCCATTATCAATCACCAAGCTACATAGGGTTCCATCAATCAAGCACCTTATGTGAAATAAGTTCTCCCTTTGATCTTCAACTTTCTGCTCCTTAATCTGCACATTAAGTACTCTTCTTGCAACTAAAGATATGAAGCTACCTTCTTCAATGTACTCATCATCAAAGGCTTCGGATTCTTCCTCAAGGTTGCCACCttgttcatcacattcatcttcTGAATCAATAATTTCATTTCTTATGACTATGACTTTTTTATTGACACAATCTTTGCTCATATGCCCAAATCCTTTGCACTTCCAACATTGAATGGAACTAGATTTCTTTCTTTCCTACTTTGAAGCTTCATTCTTTTTAGTATAGGTGCTCCCGGCTTCCATTCTTTTAAGAGCCACAAACTTTCCTTTTGCTTCACCCCTATTCACAAAACCATTCTTATTCCAAACATTAGAATTTGAAAAGGTATTAGCTTTAGAATTATACCTCTTGAAAtgttccttttcttctctcaaTTGTGCTTCAATTTTGATTGCATAATGATACATATCTTCTAAGTATAGTTGTGGATCTATCTACGATATGAGCAATTTCTCGATTTAAACCTTCAAGGAATCTAGACatggtgtcttcttcttctttctcgaATATTTGCTCTTTCTATCAAAGTTTCCATCTCTTGATAATATTCAGCTACACTTTTTGTTCCCTGCCTCAAaacaatttagttttcaaatttctttcatAATATTTTGGAACATACCTCTTTCTTATGGCTTCTTTAAGTGCTTCCCAAGTTTCAATGGGATCTTCCTCTTTCCTTCTTATCTTGGATTTAAGATGTTGATACTAATTTCTCGCATGATTAGTGAATTCGGTAATGGCAAGTCTCATCTTCTTATTCTCACTAAATGTGTTGCAATCAAACACATGTTCTATCTTTCTTTCCCATTCCAAGTATGCCTCCGCATCCGACGTTCCACAAAATGGTGGAATTTTGAGCTTGACTCCATTATCTCTATCTTCATGGATTTTTTCTCCTCGTCTAGAGTGcatattatttcttcctcttcctctcatGTTTCCTCTTCCTCCAATTTGTCTTTCTTGTTCAACTAAGTCAATTACTCTCTCATCTTCTTGTAAGACTCTTTGTTGTTGTGTTCTTCTTTCTTGCCTATCTTCCCTCATCATTTCCATCATGCCTTGAATGACTTGAAGAATAGCCATATTAGTATCTTATACTTGTCGGTTACTCCTTCAGTCCTGTGAACATTTAAAGTTAGTAATAAAGGAACCTCACCACACTTACCACCAATTTCACTCAAAAACACTCATATTTATCACACTAGGTTTTTGGTACTAGGTTCAAAGATGTAAGGATTGGCTTATATTTTTGGTGCGATCTCACTAAAGTTTTGATAAAACCAATCAAACTCTCACAAACTAAGATTAGAGTAACTAAACTTAggtataaaaataaaacaaatctgGATTTTTTCAAACGAATGACAAGAAACTTTCATGTGCTTTGGatctttgatttatttttcttcttttttcttttttctttttttttttttttttgctgactttttttttctttatgatcCAAGAGCTGATATGAAGAAGTTTTATAGACAAGTTGTAGTATGTCTTGTTACAAGATGTAGCAATTGctatggagaaaaaaaattgaataaaaaaattgaataaagtaaagataacaTCTCTAAATTGGCCAAGAACTATGAACAAATGCGCTAGTATGTCTTGTACAAGATGTAAGCAATTGctatggagaaaaaaaattgaaataaataaagatagCACCTCTAAAGTTGGCCAAGAACTATATGAACAAATAccctctgataccaaatgataagCGTCTGCGATGCTGTTCGATGCAAAGCTAAGGTCCTTCTAGGATCCTTGTAAACACTCACAAAGAAAGCTATTTAAATCgaacttagaatctatgatggtcactcttagatcctaagacaactcacccagaattagcttgatcaagactaatccaatgaatttgtttaaatatcaaattaaagcaagtttgaaagaaaaaaaaaacaccaaagTGTTGAAAAAGCACAATCTTTTTTACTTATCAAAGTCtgagttttgaagaacattaaaagccattttataggccaaatggtCGTGGATAGACAAGAAACTCaaagtcattcaaatacaaattaattgcaaattgtagAAATACACCCTAGAAACtttgaaacttaattgcatactaaattTATAAGTCAAAATGCAAAACTAGAATGTAGAAAGTCTACAAATTGCCTTAAATATCTCCTCTAGAAGGCGGCAAAGTAGTTGCACTTTGACAAGGTCTGACATTCACATTTTCCCATGCAGTTCACACTTGACaagcattttcttcacaaaatctgcaCACTTTTTTTTACCACCGTGCGATCTTCTAAACCATATGACTTTTTCCGTTGTCATCTTCATGtcattctcttcttgactcattaaactaacattatataaaactttggtctcaaaattatttgtcgTTTTTTGTGAATTGTTAGTTTTGAAGATGTAATGTgaatgcctcttgaatcttctttgtcttgcttcttgtaattggtccTTTAGGTACATGCAATGGTTCAATGGTTAAATTCACATTAGGCGTCCCCTCGTCCCCGGCCCGCGGAGGGAAATTCTGCCCCATCCCGCCCCCACCCCAGCCCATTTGAGGAAGAGGTCGACCAATGAAGGCAAAACTATTACTTAAGTGTTTAAACTTCTACTTGTGCTTAGGTTTGTTGGGTGAAATAATTCCAACAAAATCATAACGGTTAAAAacaatctaattaattattcaatagatTAATTAGTAGATGAACGTTAAAAAaccatatttttatataattaggtACACGACATTTGAGCTACattgaaaatattctaaattTTCCATTTCTCTCAACTCTCTAGATCATTATAGACTTGATCGTTAGAGTATTGCTGACTGAACACCACATCGATGCAAGGTTTTTCCTATTATGCAGGATGGTTATTCAATTCCtctcaaatattaaaaatggtGAACTATGGGAGTGTTGTAGTATAAAAAATCTCCTAAATTATGAAATAGTATTATGGTAATCGCAAAGCAATAGAATTGTAAGTAGAAACATTTTAATTGggtaattaaaaaagaatagtgGCGTGGCGAGCAAGTTGGTTTCGGTTATGGATTTGGATTGGTTCAGAGTTCTTTTCTTTTGCAAAACGCCACGTGTCACAATAAAGAACCCAAGGCGCACCTAGAAAACCAGTCAATAGTATAACCGGAAATGGTATTACACGCCGAAAACTACGCTTAGTTCATTTCATTAGtttcatatataattttaaCTATAAATACTCTCACTCATTGCTCATTCCTCAGCCCaaatcaaattctttctttctttctttctcttcaaATCCCTTCCCACCATAACCACCAACCATGTCAAGCACTGCCGGTCAAGTCATCAAATGCAAAGGTGAAAACAATAACACTTTTGAGGTTTCTTGTTTTCCCAAATGAGGAAAGATTTGTGATGGCCTTTCGTTTTCATTTCGTTTGATCTTTGTTTTGTTGTAGCTGCCGTGGCTTGGGAGGCCGGAAAGCCACTGGTGATTGAAGAAGTCGAAGTAGCACCGCCGCAAGCCAATGAAGTCCGAGTGAAGATCCTTTTCACAGCTCTCTGTCACACCGATGTTTATTTCTGGGAAGCCAAGgtatgttttcaaattcaaatcaataatcaacaaatcccgttttctttttttctttttttcttttttttttcaaatgggGTTTTAgggtttttgtatttttgatcTTTTGTAGGGACAAACCCCATTGTTTCCTCGCATTTTTGGGCATGAAGCTGGAGGGTAAGTACTGggtcaacctttttttttttttttcttttttttcttttttttttctttttttcttttttttgtaaatGGGGATATTGATTTTGGGGTTTTGGGTTTGTTTTGTTGTAATAGAATTGTTGAGAGTGTTGGAGAAGGAGTGAAAGATCTTCAACCAGGAGATCATGTTCTTCCTGTTTTCACTGGTGAATGTGGGGATTGTCGTCATTGCCAATCTGAAGAAAGCAATATGTGCGATCTTCTTCGAATTAATACTGATCGTGGAGTTATGATCAATGACGGAAAGACTAGATTCTCCAGAAATGGACAACCCATTCATCATTTTGTCGGAACCTCCACCTTTAGTGAATACACTGTTGTTCATGTTGGCTGTTTGGCTAAGATCAATCCTGCTGCTCCTCTTGACAAAGTCTGTGTTCTTAGCTGCGGCATTTCCACAGGTTTTCCTCATttctctttattatatataacgcttataaatttaTAACCTTCCCTTTGTTTGATTATGTTGTATAATGTAATCAATTTGGTTCTTGATTCTGGAATCAAGGTCTTGGTGCCACTTTGAATGTTGCAAAGCCCAAAAAAGGTCAATCTGTTGCAATCTTTGGTCTTGGAGCTGTTGGACTTGCAGTAAGTTTTTAGTTTATCAATCATAAGTCTAATTTAGATTTTGATCTTTTCTGAATCTGTTGTTGAGCTGTTCTCTGTTTTTTAATCTAAGGCTGCTGAAGGAGCCAGAATTGCTGGGGCATCTAGGAtcattggtgttgatttgaaccCAGCTCGATTTGAAGAAGGTACAATCAAATTAACATAATGAGTAATGAGAATTTTCTTGGTTTGGATGGATTATTTATTAATGTGGCAACAATTTTCTGAACAGCAAAGAAATTTGGTTGCAATGAATTTGTGAATCCAAAGGATCACAACAAGCCAGTTCAAGAGGTGATTGCTGAGATGACGAATGGAGGAGTTGACCGGAGTGTCGAATGCACCGGAAGCATCCAAGCAATGATTTCAGCATTCGAATGCGTTCACGATGTAAATAAGTCATTCCAAACGGACCCTACACTCATGTTCTGAATTCCCCATTTCCCATTTTAACTTTTGATTTGCTTTGTTATGAAAAAACAGGGGTGGGGTGTAGCTGTACTTGTGGGAGTCCCAAACAAAGACGATGCATTCAAAACTCATCCTATGAATCTCCTTAACGAAAGAACTCTAAAGGGAACCTTCTTCGGCAACTACAAACCACGAACCGACATTCCCGGGGTCGTCGAGAAGTATTTGAAGAAGGTAAGGAAGGTGTTTAAAAGAATTTGGAATCCCCATTAAAGGTTAATTTGAGAATCGAGgtgttttttgttgttgttgttgttgttgaagGAGCTGGAATTGGAGAAGTTCATTACACATACAGTGCCGTTCTCTGAGATCAATAAGGCGTTTGATTACATGCTGAAAGGGGAATCGATTCGATGCATTATTAGGATGGAAAACTAAGTTGATGTTTTTGTGGGGTGAGATGAAAATATGGGAATAAAAGATCATGTGATCATTGGAAGAAACTGGAGAGGTCTCTgtgtttcctttttcttcttagtTTTGTGTTCcttgagagttttttttttttctgggaATTTTCGGGATATTGTTATCGCCTTTTTGTCAAAGTTCATGAACTTTGAGATATTGTATcgatattattattaaaaaaaatgaaaaagaattgTGATTTTTTCATGACACATCAGTTTAcctttcttttagtttattatttattaaaattaagtaaTTGATATATGTCGTGTATAGCATGgtttaaaatgtcaaattaaaattatttaatgcctaaaatattgtattatttaaattatagtcACATGAGTGACGTGCATATCCAAATTTTCTAGCTATTTTATCATAGGAACAGTAAAAGTAAAAGTAtagcctaattaattaattaactaatatcaattaattatcACTATACATTATAGTTCAACTAATACATTACCTTTAACTATTTGATatacaattttattattaattgttGTTATTGTAATTAGTttaagtttatttaattttttatagtaaataaattaaataattaaattatgtttaattaatgtttaatataaaaatattcgtttatttttattttaagtgattaaataatataacaacaatatattaaataatgctTATTTATGACTACATTAAATATTCTCTAGTTAAGTCATTATTTACCATTGGttatatattcaaaatttgtaaatcaaacacatttattcaattttaacattAATTATATTGCATAATAACACACAAACATTAGTTATTCCAACATTAGTTCTCAAACTCTAGATGATAAAGATTTAGTTCGGTACTATGAAACTTATTACAATTTAGTTTACATAACAATTTGGTCTTTCTATTATGAAAAATCTCTTCAAAATTAAGTGTCAATTTTATCATGTACAACTTAATCTTTATAGTTTATGAAAAAATAAGTTTAGCAATCTATTTGTgcaaaaaattttataaaattttattaatatttttttataacaattactaatataaattataaaatataaggaCTAAGTTGTTATgtatcaaaattcaaaaactaaattgttacaaatttaaaaatatagggaTTAAATCGTTATTAACAaagttaattttcataaaagttcAAACgaccaaaatgatttttaacttattttctacaactctaaaataattttctttcgtTCATATTTTTTAAGAGAACTCAAATAATTTTCTTTCACTCGTGTTTTGAAGAGAACTCTAAAATAACTAAAAGGATCgaaacaaatttaataaaaaaaattatgaagtaAAAAGTTATTACAATCACACTTTCTATTGAAAAAGGATATCATTACACTTGCATTTCTCAAACTTGATAAATGGTgcattttaagtttattttgagagaaataaagtagttatgaaataattttaattattttttttaataaaatagattgtgattaaatctattaaaataacttttagaaTACTTGCTTTTGTCataaagtttttaaaatcatttttacttaaatacttttgataaaaatagattaaaatacacttgaaaaactattttgaatggttgcAAAACACTCTAAATTctttattttgaatggttgcaaaacactctaatttcttctaaaaatgacttattatttaaaattaaatatttgaaaatgtattccaaacacactcTAAGACGATGATGGTGGTTTGCATTGCACCATTTATTTATACTATGAATATTGACCGGTGGTTCTAAGCACATTAATTAGTAGCTGTGTGTGGTAGCGTgattttgtgtgtgtgtttttttcaGTTAGTTATAAAACACGTGTAATGCACTTGGCTGAAGATTTTTAGAACATGAAATTtcgataataaattaatataaattttattaattttagataataaatATCTgacctaaaaattaaaaacaataaaatagttAATGGTCAAAACTATATGTATAggaaaattttcatagatagaaaaatgtcaaactatttacataaatagcaaaaaaaatactgatagacactgatatatGCAAGTAATAGATATCAATAGACTTCTAACGCACGCACGCATGCAcaacaaatattaattacacaCAAAGaatattttatgttaattatTGCATGTGTTTGAGGATCTTTGAAACATTTGGAACATAAATTTTGAATCAATATACTTTTAATGGAAGTAGTATAAACCGTAAATTgtttatatgaaattaaaaggtGATAGAATGACAATATAAATCATCAACTAACTCAAGAATAATATCTTTGATGAATACGGGTTTTGTTGGCATGCTTGTGTAATTCAAGGttagagatatatatgataccTTTGTTATCTATCAAATTTGATATTGTTGCttattgtgatagttttcatgtGTAGTTCTCCTaacacaataaataaatatgttaaattcaAATACATGAGAAACgagtaaatattttggttcaaacaaataaataagatatCTAAGATTTTGATAAAGTTGAAACTATAGAAATCTAATCAAATATCTAAatgaaactaataaaataataataatataaaatttcaagtaCGAATTAACTACATGctcaacatttaaattttaaaataacataaatacgTAAATCTTTGTTATggttgaaaatttaaaagtgcCGCTCTTTGATTAAATTCAAGTGCTacatttcttaatccaaaataatCATCATTGTTAATAAGACAACCTCTTAACCTTATCCTTTACTTTCACATCCGTTCTTCTCCTATTTTCCTCATTCAAACCCACTTCCATTTCTTATCAAACGACCCAattcttgttttatttttgcttCTTATAATTTATCTCACTCGTctccttaaaaaaatttaaaaaataaagaaaatgaatcTAAATTTCCTatgtaatcaaaatttaaatttgagaataacCTAAATATTTGTTAGTGTtggaaataaatctaataaccAATATTGTATCAAAATTTAACCTTCAAAATACTATGCATATATGATTTTTTCCCTCAAATATAACGTTTAAtggataataataaattaaaatttaaatataaaaataacaatcaTACCTTTTCGttaaagaaaataagtttatgGATTATCTAGACTTCACTTTGGCAtgttccatattttctttacaaATAACAAAAACTTCAATTATTATTCTACAATTCTTTCtattgttggctttttgacctttaatctcaaattagttaattataattaattaagtgactaatattttgatgataacaaaccatAGTTCATAACATAGAGCCCGAAACAACGATTCTGATACATCTTAAATCACCCAAATCAAAGTTCAGGTCAAGAAGATATAGCAAAAAGAAGCGTAACAAAAAAATAGTCGAGATGGTGACATGGCAGCCAAATCAGCAAATTGGACCAATTAGAAAAAAACCACCTAGAGCAATGGAGGATGACACATGGTGAGTTTTTTtagattgtttagaaaaaaaagcaaatgaatttaaaaaaaaataaatttaatattattttatgtttgtatctaacgactagtttttgACAAATGGTGgactatattttttttgttgtattataaaagaaatgattttaatagatatatcttattatattatcttttatttgtatctaacagctagttgagtttaaatctcCACTATTCACTTTAACTTGTTCAATAATCTAATAGCCCAAATTAAAATCCACTGTCCCACTTCTCTCCTTTTATACCtcatattcttcaaaattattttaacttttcacattttacaatcctcaaaattagcaaaagaaaaaaaaaattgttacttTCTCTACAAGcttctaattttctttcttttcatcttattcttaagAGAAATTTCTATTGTATTGTGAGAATTAAAGTGTGAGCTCAAACTTGTATACCCACTCTTAGAGAGTTTTATTGTGTGATTTAAAGCTTATCAAAGAAGATTTTTTAATCGAAGTCCCAAGAGGCACTCGggaaagtggatgtaggtcgTGTTTGATCAAAGCACTATAAAAATCATGgtatcttcttctctaactctttcctagTATTTTTTCACTTAATTTTAATAGCCTGCTCTGGTTGGTTGATATTGATTGAATAGATAAtcacatactttttttttaatcaatattgTTATTTAGTATCAATTAggattttgttaatttaatttaaaaattatctaattagtttaaattgagcatatttagaaaaattgtaattaaatCCTATTCACCCCTTTAGGTTTGCCACACCGATTCAACATCTATCATGACATTCTTAAAATGTAGATGGGGCCAAAGAAACCAGAAAAActtgtatttatttaaaaatatttaattattatgtgaAGGGTTGTGTATTATTTGTAAGGGATATGTctatttgaattttagttttgatgtgaAGAGATACATCAAGAAGATTTCATTGCAGATGAAAATGtgtgattattatttatttaaaaggtattttagttattatgtgaagctaaaattaaattacttattttttttccaattattatatttttttgaaaagtacaaaattatgaaagaaaatttaaaaatatcaataaaaacgCTAAAGAgtacaaataaaattaaaaagagagagagagagagagagagagagagagagagagagatttaaataaatataataaaaaacttGTAAAGgtaaaaatttataacaaaatttctttGGTATAAAATGCTACCCTCAGATTTTTGCACATTCTCAAACATATATAAAGTTGTCGAGTTGTTGCTATTATTAAACCCTTGAGATTATAATTACACTTTTAAACTCTACTATCTTTGAAAGATATTGACCGTTTGGTCCTTTATCAAGTTTTGCTCCAAAATGGTTgcttttaaataattatcattAATGGTTGAGTGGaaagtttttttccctttatttacatatataaaatTAGGACAAATATCCATTTATACTCTTCAGTTTTGAGTTGTAtgaattaaaattctaaattaataattgtttcattttaaactctaaattttcgTTAAGTATATTAATTTACATCCTCCTTCAGATTTTCTTTTAGaccttttattataatttccttttaaatcatcCATGCATAGATTCATAAGTGTATGTAGACATTTTCAAATGTTGGTTTTACAAAATAGATATTTAGGGGGCGTTTGGGGCaatgagttggttattatactCCTAAGtcattatagttgggttataatagttttgGGGTATaggttattttagtttgggttataataatatgtgtttgaggtgtaaactattttagtttgggaatgaaataataaatattgtagcaaagaataaaaaaaatgatgaatgtaaaatattaaaaactgtAACAAATAAAGATTTTGAAATTGAGgactacaaaatagtatttgcTGTAGCAAGAGgtgattattatagttttatgagagtcCTTGCCCCAAACGGCCTcttagagaaatttatgaaCAATTTACAAAGGAAAATTTGTCAAACActctaaattgatttatttatgaaattttaggagTTAATTGATCAATTACAAGTTGCACACAAAATTTTTTCACATGAAATGTAACGGAGGAtgtaaattgattcatttacgaaagttcataatttaaattattacaattccTAAAATTTTaggtataaattaatattttttcaaaagatattatatttaaaaatttcaaaagttgtcTCTTGATTTTAAGTCTAAAATTATTTAACTTTCACTCTTTTTCTAATGCTACGACTAAAAATATG
This region includes:
- the LOC120084791 gene encoding alcohol dehydrogenase 1-like, which codes for MSSTAGQVIKCKAAVAWEAGKPLVIEEVEVAPPQANEVRVKILFTALCHTDVYFWEAKGQTPLFPRIFGHEAGGIVESVGEGVKDLQPGDHVLPVFTGECGDCRHCQSEESNMCDLLRINTDRGVMINDGKTRFSRNGQPIHHFVGTSTFSEYTVVHVGCLAKINPAAPLDKVCVLSCGISTGLGATLNVAKPKKGQSVAIFGLGAVGLAAAEGARIAGASRIIGVDLNPARFEEAKKFGCNEFVNPKDHNKPVQEVIAEMTNGGVDRSVECTGSIQAMISAFECVHDGWGVAVLVGVPNKDDAFKTHPMNLLNERTLKGTFFGNYKPRTDIPGVVEKYLKKELELEKFITHTVPFSEINKAFDYMLKGESIRCIIRMEN